Proteins encoded within one genomic window of Bacillus sp. 1NLA3E:
- a CDS encoding DUF3231 family protein — translation MEIKKLTPAEISNLWTSYVANTMGVWVSRHFIATTQDQELLKMLKFTEEIAIKESEQSKLFLIEAGQPLPQPFDENDVKINARPLFTDHYVILLKYGLVQAANTVNSLSLNTSSRGDILSFYKMCLENSSELLRQCMNLMQNKGLQHPEIHIPTPDLVEKVDSQNFLSGLFTDTRPLNALEIGQIVHNFHATEIHKEFISGAAQVTNSKELKEHYQRGVDISDKQLEIFQSILTKNGLPKLPTWETEILDTTASPFSERVMLYKHAALTSQASARYGATLSSTTRKDIGAHFMRLMGETLKYGEDTANLLIKYKFLDQLPMAKGQ, via the coding sequence ATGGAAATAAAAAAATTAACGCCAGCAGAAATCTCTAATCTTTGGACTTCCTATGTAGCAAATACGATGGGAGTATGGGTTTCTCGTCACTTTATAGCAACAACACAAGATCAAGAATTGTTAAAAATGCTTAAGTTTACCGAAGAAATTGCGATTAAGGAGTCAGAACAATCGAAATTATTCTTAATAGAAGCTGGACAACCCCTTCCACAACCATTTGATGAAAATGATGTAAAAATAAATGCTCGCCCTCTTTTTACAGATCACTATGTCATCCTTCTGAAATATGGATTGGTCCAAGCAGCTAATACAGTGAATTCTCTATCGTTAAATACTTCATCCCGTGGTGATATCCTTTCTTTTTACAAAATGTGCCTTGAAAACTCATCTGAACTACTAAGACAATGTATGAATCTTATGCAAAACAAGGGGTTACAACACCCTGAAATTCACATTCCCACCCCAGACCTGGTAGAAAAAGTGGATTCACAAAATTTTTTGTCAGGTTTGTTTACTGATACAAGACCGCTAAATGCACTCGAAATAGGTCAAATAGTTCATAATTTTCATGCGACTGAGATCCATAAGGAGTTTATCAGTGGGGCTGCACAGGTTACTAATTCTAAAGAGCTGAAAGAGCATTATCAACGCGGGGTTGATATTTCTGATAAACAACTTGAAATATTTCAATCAATTCTTACAAAAAATGGCTTGCCCAAACTGCCAACATGGGAAACTGAAATCCTTGATACAACTGCTTCACCTTTTTCTGAACGGGTTATGCTTTATAAACACGCTGCATTAACATCACAGGCCTCTGCACGATATGGAGCTACATTGTCGAGCACAACAAGAAAGGATATTGGAGCACACTTTATGCGCTTAATGGGGGAAACTCTTAAGTATGGTGAAGATACTGCTAATCTCCTGATTAAATACAAATTTTTGGATCAATTACCGATGGCGAAAGGGCAGTAA
- a CDS encoding membrane protein — MKKEKPKNHEALLWSIALPGFGQFLNGSVIKGIAFIILEFLVNVQSNFNLAIMYSFTGEINKAIEITDFQWLMFYPCLYMFAMWDAYREANGKINSFSYIPFVVGAFFLTIGLMYSSKLKIFGVIYGPVFLPMLFFIPGIIMGIIIYKSILKT, encoded by the coding sequence ATGAAAAAAGAAAAGCCTAAAAATCATGAGGCTTTACTTTGGAGCATTGCATTACCAGGGTTTGGCCAGTTTTTAAATGGAAGCGTAATAAAGGGCATAGCATTTATTATTTTAGAGTTTCTAGTAAACGTTCAAAGTAATTTCAATTTAGCAATCATGTATTCATTTACAGGCGAAATAAACAAAGCCATTGAAATAACTGATTTTCAATGGCTTATGTTTTATCCCTGTTTATATATGTTTGCGATGTGGGATGCTTATCGAGAGGCAAACGGAAAAATAAATTCTTTTTCTTACATTCCCTTTGTTGTTGGTGCTTTTTTTTTAACAATCGGTTTAATGTATTCGTCAAAACTAAAAATATTTGGGGTGATTTATGGACCGGTTTTTTTACCTATGCTTTTTTTTATTCCAGGAATAATTATGGGTATTATTATTTATAAGTCCATTTTAAAAACATAA
- a CDS encoding SDR family oxidoreductase yields MLKDKKVVIIGGSSGIGLESAKQVIAQGAEVIIASRSEDKLRNAKEQLGDRATAFTLDTTQEQQVQSFFEKIGQFDHLVVSAAETSGGSFLQTDTAQARQLFENKFWGQYYAAKYGAPKILPNGSIILFSGVVAYKSMVGSSILGAVNAAVSNLGKTLALELAPTRVNTVSPGIIDTPSRSKMPEETRNHFYATVENILPVKRIGRAEDVAQSVLYLLQNSFVTGTVLHVEGGHILA; encoded by the coding sequence ATGTTAAAAGATAAAAAAGTTGTAATTATCGGTGGAAGCTCTGGGATTGGTTTGGAATCAGCTAAACAGGTTATAGCCCAAGGGGCAGAAGTAATCATTGCCAGCCGTTCCGAAGATAAATTACGGAATGCAAAAGAGCAGCTAGGAGATAGGGCTACGGCTTTTACGCTAGATACAACACAAGAACAGCAAGTTCAGTCTTTCTTTGAAAAAATCGGCCAGTTCGATCATCTTGTGGTGAGCGCGGCAGAAACATCCGGCGGGTCATTCCTCCAAACGGATACAGCCCAAGCCCGACAACTGTTTGAAAACAAATTTTGGGGACAATATTATGCAGCAAAATACGGTGCTCCGAAAATTTTACCAAACGGCTCAATCATATTATTCTCTGGGGTTGTAGCCTATAAATCGATGGTTGGTTCGTCAATTCTAGGTGCAGTCAATGCGGCCGTTTCGAATCTAGGAAAGACCTTGGCATTAGAACTTGCTCCGACCCGAGTGAACACCGTTTCACCCGGTATAATTGATACACCTTCCCGCAGTAAAATGCCAGAAGAAACTCGTAATCATTTCTATGCTACGGTTGAAAACATACTTCCTGTGAAACGAATAGGAAGAGCTGAAGATGTTGCACAAAGTGTGCTATACTTGCTTCAAAATAGTTTCGTGACTGGAACCGTTCTTCATGTAGAAGGCGGTCACATTTTAGCTTAA
- a CDS encoding NAD(P)H-dependent oxidoreductase, whose product MKNILIINGHQKYSSAEGNLNQTLMDKMVSLLSEKNNIKTTIIQNGYKIEEEQQKFLWADIVIYQTPIYWFSVPGLLKTYMDEVYAYGLFFKGADQYGRGGLLTEKKYMFSTTWNAPEKAFNDPSQFFEGSSLEEALSHLHRIQKFLGMKPLKSFTSYDVIKNPKVEKFVSELDIHLKEVLNF is encoded by the coding sequence ATGAAAAATATACTTATTATTAACGGTCATCAGAAATATAGTTCAGCAGAGGGGAATTTGAACCAAACATTGATGGACAAAATGGTCAGTTTGTTAAGTGAAAAGAACAATATAAAAACAACAATTATTCAAAATGGATATAAAATCGAAGAAGAACAACAAAAATTTTTATGGGCTGATATTGTTATTTATCAAACACCTATCTATTGGTTTAGTGTTCCAGGCTTACTGAAGACGTATATGGATGAAGTTTATGCTTATGGTTTATTTTTTAAGGGTGCTGATCAGTATGGAAGAGGCGGTTTATTGACCGAAAAGAAATATATGTTTTCGACTACCTGGAATGCTCCTGAAAAAGCATTTAACGATCCAAGTCAATTTTTTGAAGGGAGCAGCCTAGAAGAGGCATTAAGCCATTTACATCGTATACAGAAATTCCTCGGAATGAAACCTTTAAAGAGTTTTACTAGCTATGATGTAATCAAAAATCCGAAGGTTGAAAAATTTGTATCCGAACTTGATATACATCTGAAAGAGGTATTGAATTTTTAA
- a CDS encoding MFS transporter, which produces MARYIWIVTVLGIVSLIGIAWLVPHIQGEVISNYRQEIRALRNKQVLLALLMTVLGFGGVFTAFTYIAPILTDITGFDSGTVTPILLIFGIGMTIGNTIGGKLSDWKLMPSLVGMLALLAAILVVFTLIRRNWPSLLATFVKMFLIYSVLLRI; this is translated from the coding sequence ATGGCGCGCTACATTTGGATTGTAACGGTTCTGGGCATCGTATCTCTCATCGGGATTGCTTGGCTCGTTCCACATATCCAAGGAGAGGTTATCTCGAATTATCGTCAAGAAATTCGCGCCCTTCGCAACAAACAGGTATTGCTCGCTTTACTCATGACGGTGCTAGGGTTCGGCGGTGTATTCACGGCATTTACCTATATCGCTCCCATATTGACGGATATCACGGGATTTGACTCAGGTACAGTCACCCCGATACTACTTATATTCGGCATAGGAATGACGATCGGCAATACGATTGGCGGTAAGCTGTCGGATTGGAAGCTGATGCCTTCCCTCGTTGGAATGCTGGCACTCTTAGCTGCTATTTTGGTGGTATTCACATTAATCCGGAGGAACTGGCCTTCGCTTCTCGCAACTTTCGTAAAGATGTTCCTGATTTACAGTGTGCTATTGAGGATTTAG
- a CDS encoding MFS transporter produces the protein MAAVAPNYQVLMTARVLSSFAHGTFFGVGSIVATRLVPREKQASAIAMMFAGLTLANIFGVPFGTFIGQMWGWRATFGL, from the coding sequence ATGGCAGCTGTAGCTCCCAATTATCAAGTTCTGATGACCGCCCGCGTCCTTTCTTCCTTTGCGCACGGCACGTTCTTTGGTGTCGGCTCTATCGTGGCAACCCGTCTCGTTCCTCGTGAAAAACAAGCAAGCGCCATTGCAATGATGTTTGCTGGTCTCACGTTGGCTAATATCTTTGGTGTCCCATTTGGAACCTTTATTGGGCAAATGTGGGGATGGCGCGCTACATTTGGATTGTAA
- a CDS encoding winged helix-turn-helix transcriptional regulator: MSVIEPVVLTKGVPGEPCPIAKTLDVIGTKWTFLIIRDLLIEGTMRFSDLLKSMNGISPKTLSLRLKELEDHGILKRKVFPEVPPRVEYTLTEKGKRLESIFIELKRFGLNL; encoded by the coding sequence ATGAGTGTTATTGAGCCGGTCGTGCTGACCAAAGGAGTGCCAGGTGAGCCTTGCCCCATTGCTAAAACGCTTGACGTGATTGGGACTAAATGGACCTTTTTAATTATTCGTGATCTGCTTATTGAAGGAACGATGCGATTCAGCGACCTATTGAAATCAATGAATGGAATTAGCCCGAAAACACTTTCACTCCGTCTTAAGGAACTAGAAGATCATGGGATATTGAAAAGAAAGGTATTTCCAGAGGTCCCCCCTCGTGTGGAATATACGTTAACGGAAAAAGGAAAACGATTGGAAAGTATTTTCATTGAATTAAAGAGATTTGGATTAAATTTATAA
- a CDS encoding MFS transporter, producing MQINQVIEGKRISSWIMFLLASACGLIVANLYYAQTLVGPISVSIGLSSAAAGLIVTLTQIGYVAGLLFIVPLSDIIENRRLVAVSLIVVVCALLAATLAPNALFFLTASLFIGLGSVVAQILVPYAAHLASEGQRGRVVGNVMSGLLLGIMFARPVASFITSIWGWQTVFALSAIAIALLTVLLSRILPERRPSPTINYGKLIVSLGSLLKQTPILRRRGIYQACLFGAFSLFWTVVPLRLADDFGMSQQGIALFALAGVGGAIAAPIAGRLADKGWTGFLTGLAMIIATLSFLLAYLFQGNSTTALTLLILAAIMLDAAVSGNLVLGQRAIYSLGSEARGRLNGLFMSIFFIGGAIGSSLGGWSYAHGGWSFTSLIGVVMPLLALLYFLTEKRTLAKDVRIL from the coding sequence ATGCAAATTAATCAAGTTATCGAGGGTAAACGCATTTCAAGCTGGATTATGTTTCTGTTAGCGTCCGCATGCGGTCTTATCGTTGCCAATCTTTATTATGCGCAAACCCTGGTAGGACCAATCAGTGTCTCTATAGGTCTTTCTTCCGCAGCAGCAGGATTAATTGTCACCTTAACACAAATCGGTTATGTTGCAGGGTTGCTGTTTATCGTACCGCTTAGTGACATTATTGAAAATCGGCGCCTCGTGGCAGTATCACTTATTGTTGTGGTATGTGCATTGCTTGCGGCAACACTCGCCCCCAATGCGCTATTTTTCCTGACTGCATCCCTGTTTATTGGACTGGGATCTGTGGTAGCCCAAATACTGGTTCCCTATGCAGCACATTTAGCGTCTGAAGGGCAGCGCGGCCGCGTAGTCGGAAACGTGATGAGTGGACTCTTACTCGGAATTATGTTTGCCAGGCCAGTGGCAAGCTTTATAACCAGCATTTGGGGATGGCAAACAGTATTTGCTTTGTCGGCGATTGCTATCGCTCTATTGACGGTTCTGTTGTCACGTATTCTCCCTGAGCGTAGACCTTCACCAACGATAAACTACGGTAAATTAATTGTCTCTTTAGGCTCCCTCTTAAAACAAACGCCTATATTGCGCCGCCGGGGCATTTATCAAGCTTGTTTATTTGGAGCCTTTAGCCTGTTTTGGACTGTGGTTCCTTTACGATTGGCGGATGATTTCGGAATGTCCCAGCAAGGCATCGCATTGTTTGCATTGGCAGGTGTGGGAGGCGCGATAGCAGCACCTATAGCTGGAAGACTTGCGGATAAAGGCTGGACCGGATTTTTGACCGGACTGGCAATGATTATTGCCACCTTGTCTTTTTTGCTGGCATATCTTTTTCAAGGCAATTCAACAACCGCTCTCACATTGCTCATTCTTGCCGCTATTATGCTGGATGCGGCCGTATCAGGAAATCTTGTGCTTGGACAGCGGGCGATTTATTCATTGGGGAGTGAAGCAAGAGGCCGATTGAACGGGCTTTTCATGTCTATATTCTTCATTGGCGGAGCAATTGGCTCTTCTTTGGGCGGTTGGTCTTATGCCCATGGAGGTTGGAGTTTCACATCTCTAATTGGAGTTGTTATGCCGCTTTTAGCCTTACTTTACTTTCTTACTGAAAAAAGAACCTTAGCAAAGGACGTTCGAATCCTGTAG
- a CDS encoding TetR/AcrR family transcriptional regulator translates to MNAKRGRPRNVETQKSILSASYDLLLENGFGTVTVEKIAERARVSKATIYKWWPNKAAVVMDGFLSAAAARLPVPDTGSVFNDILIHATSLAQFLTSREGKIIKELIGEGQFDSGLAKAYRTRYFHPRRLEARHLMERGVQRGELRGNLDLDLSIDLIYGPIFYRLLVIGENLDDVYVENLVKYSFTGINSD, encoded by the coding sequence GTGAATGCCAAAAGAGGACGTCCACGTAATGTTGAAACGCAAAAGTCTATCCTTTCTGCTTCATATGATTTGTTGTTGGAAAATGGCTTTGGAACGGTCACTGTTGAGAAAATTGCTGAGCGGGCCAGGGTTAGTAAAGCCACCATTTATAAATGGTGGCCCAACAAAGCAGCCGTTGTTATGGATGGCTTTTTATCTGCTGCTGCGGCAAGACTGCCGGTGCCCGACACGGGTTCAGTATTTAATGATATACTCATCCATGCCACTAGTTTAGCTCAGTTTTTGACTAGTCGGGAGGGTAAAATCATTAAGGAGCTGATTGGTGAAGGGCAATTTGATTCAGGGCTGGCGAAGGCATACCGGACCAGATACTTCCATCCTCGCCGGCTTGAAGCTAGACATCTTATGGAACGGGGGGTTCAGCGTGGGGAATTGAGGGGAAATCTCGATCTCGATTTAAGCATTGACCTCATTTACGGGCCAATTTTCTATAGATTGCTTGTGATAGGTGAAAATTTGGATGATGTCTATGTTGAAAATTTAGTGAAATATTCATTTACAGGAATTAATTCGGATTGA
- a CDS encoding class I SAM-dependent methyltransferase: MNELEFYDKVGKINGWDFSKLSVTTEGVKWEFYEEVTKRCKSSDILLDVGTGGGENVLRIASSLLFLVGVDLSSGMMETAQSNLKKSEVPNVRFSQMSSDNLQFPTGFFDVISSCHAPFISNEIAKVLKNGGIFLTQQVSEADKLNLKTAFERGQNFGEVDGALKERYIKELKAAGFTEVQSFDYDAIDYYQRPEDLIFLLKHTPIIPDFGQGGNDLVILSDFIENNRTEKGISTNSKRFLIIANK, from the coding sequence ATGAATGAATTAGAATTTTATGATAAGGTTGGAAAAATAAACGGCTGGGACTTTAGTAAATTAAGTGTAACAACTGAAGGTGTTAAGTGGGAATTTTACGAAGAAGTAACGAAAAGATGCAAAAGTTCGGATATTCTCTTGGACGTTGGCACAGGCGGAGGAGAAAATGTATTAAGAATCGCTTCTTCATTGCTTTTCCTGGTTGGAGTTGATTTATCAAGTGGAATGATGGAAACGGCTCAATCCAATCTTAAAAAATCAGAAGTGCCAAACGTGCGATTTTCCCAAATGTCTTCTGATAATTTACAATTCCCCACTGGTTTTTTTGATGTCATCTCAAGCTGTCACGCACCGTTTATTTCAAACGAAATAGCCAAGGTATTAAAAAACGGCGGGATTTTTTTAACACAGCAAGTAAGTGAAGCTGACAAATTAAATTTAAAGACAGCTTTTGAGCGGGGACAAAATTTTGGAGAAGTCGATGGGGCGTTAAAAGAAAGATATATAAAAGAACTGAAAGCAGCTGGTTTTACTGAAGTTCAATCTTTTGATTACGATGCTATTGATTACTATCAAAGACCAGAGGACCTGATATTCTTACTTAAACATACACCAATCATTCCTGATTTTGGTCAGGGAGGGAACGATTTGGTTATTCTGAGCGATTTCATCGAAAACAATCGAACCGAAAAAGGAATCAGTACAAATTCCAAAAGGTTCCTGATTATAGCCAACAAATAA
- the ltrA gene encoding group II intron reverse transcriptase/maturase, whose amino-acid sequence MNGTTKEQYGESLEENIEELVSRLKSKSYRPVPVRRMYIPKLNSNKKRPLGIPEHEDKIVQKGTTKILNTIYENDFLDCSFGFRPNRNCHDALKILNYYIEKRAVNYVVDVDIKGFFDNVDHTWMMEFLKLRIADPNLLRIIGRFLKGGYMEEGKKYKTGSGTPQGGVISPILANVYLHYVLDLWFEKRVRKQCKGQAYIVRYADDFVCCFQYKSEAQQFFHSLKLRLKKFNLEIAEDKTKIIPFGRFAEQNANQQGRSKPATFDFLGFTHYCGKSKQGKFRVKRKTSRKKVQGKLKETKEWLKSNRSKDIHMIMDRFKRSLIGYYNYYCITDNTQIVYNFKDKIEKLLFKWLNRRSQRKSFTWDKFSLFLKKYPLPLPRIKVNIYNLRKEISYIL is encoded by the coding sequence ATTAATGGTACAACCAAAGAGCAATACGGTGAGAGTTTAGAAGAAAACATAGAGGAATTAGTAAGTAGGCTCAAAAGCAAAAGTTATCGTCCTGTTCCAGTAAGGAGAATGTATATTCCAAAACTCAATTCAAACAAGAAAAGACCATTGGGAATACCAGAGCATGAAGATAAAATTGTTCAAAAAGGCACTACAAAGATACTAAATACCATCTATGAAAATGATTTTCTAGATTGTTCCTTTGGATTCCGCCCAAATCGCAACTGCCATGATGCGTTGAAAATACTGAACTATTATATTGAAAAAAGGGCAGTAAATTATGTAGTAGATGTAGATATCAAAGGTTTCTTCGACAACGTTGACCACACATGGATGATGGAGTTCTTAAAACTGCGAATCGCTGACCCTAACCTACTAAGGATAATTGGTAGGTTTCTTAAAGGTGGATACATGGAGGAAGGTAAGAAATATAAAACAGGCAGTGGCACACCGCAAGGTGGAGTAATATCTCCGATATTAGCCAATGTATACCTCCATTATGTCCTCGACTTATGGTTTGAGAAAAGGGTAAGGAAACAGTGCAAAGGACAAGCATACATAGTGAGATATGCAGATGATTTTGTTTGTTGTTTTCAATATAAGAGTGAAGCCCAGCAATTCTTCCATTCATTGAAGTTGAGATTAAAGAAATTCAATCTAGAAATAGCTGAGGATAAAACCAAAATTATACCTTTCGGGCGGTTTGCGGAGCAGAATGCAAATCAACAGGGAAGAAGTAAACCAGCAACTTTTGATTTCCTTGGGTTTACACACTATTGCGGTAAAAGTAAACAAGGGAAATTTCGAGTAAAACGGAAAACAAGCAGGAAGAAAGTCCAAGGTAAACTAAAAGAAACGAAAGAATGGCTGAAGAGTAATAGGAGTAAAGATATTCATATGATTATGGATAGATTTAAACGCTCACTAATAGGATATTACAACTATTATTGCATCACTGATAATACCCAAATTGTTTACAACTTTAAAGACAAAATCGAAAAGTTATTGTTCAAATGGCTCAATAGAAGAAGTCAAAGGAAATCCTTTACATGGGATAAATTCAGTCTATTTCTTAAAAAGTATCCACTTCCATTACCAAGAATTAAAGTGAATATATATAATTTAAGAAAAGAGATTAGCTACATTCTGTAA
- a CDS encoding YaiI/YqxD family protein yields the protein MKIYVDADACPVKDIIISEGTNAEIPVILVTSFSHFSNAELPSGVEIIYVDSGADAADYRIMKLVEKGDIIVTQDYGLASLGLPKGCTVLHHKGFSYTNENIDQLLQTRYFSAMARKSGKRTKGPKPFTSEDREQFRELFKRVISR from the coding sequence ATGAAAATTTATGTTGATGCAGATGCTTGTCCGGTAAAAGATATTATTATCTCTGAAGGTACGAATGCGGAGATTCCGGTTATCCTTGTTACTAGCTTTTCTCATTTTTCTAATGCGGAACTACCATCAGGGGTGGAAATCATTTATGTTGATTCTGGAGCAGATGCTGCGGATTATCGGATTATGAAGTTAGTAGAAAAAGGAGATATCATAGTTACGCAAGATTATGGTCTTGCTTCGCTAGGTTTACCAAAAGGATGTACGGTTCTTCACCATAAAGGGTTTAGCTATACAAATGAAAACATTGACCAATTATTACAAACACGTTATTTTAGTGCAATGGCTCGAAAAAGCGGAAAGCGTACAAAGGGGCCAAAACCATTTACATCAGAAGATAGGGAGCAATTTAGGGAGCTTTTTAAAAGAGTGATTTCACGGTAA
- a CDS encoding VOC family protein — MSRDLWLNLPVREPERAKEFYTQLGFRLNEQYASQDGSFSLIIGDNKVVLMIFPESTFLGFMGNAAANSWQGTEVLFSLGANSMDEVDEFALKAVNAGGSLFSKPGERGGWMYGCGFADPDGHRWNVLYMDMSKLPKG, encoded by the coding sequence ATGTCGAGAGATTTATGGTTGAACCTGCCAGTACGCGAACCGGAACGGGCGAAGGAGTTTTATACGCAACTTGGTTTTCGGTTAAATGAGCAATATGCGAGCCAAGATGGCTCATTCAGCCTGATCATCGGTGACAATAAGGTTGTTTTGATGATCTTCCCGGAATCAACTTTCCTCGGTTTTATGGGGAATGCTGCTGCGAATTCGTGGCAAGGTACTGAAGTGTTATTCTCTCTTGGGGCCAACTCCATGGATGAAGTTGATGAGTTCGCCTTGAAAGCCGTAAATGCAGGAGGCTCTTTATTCAGCAAGCCGGGAGAACGGGGCGGTTGGATGTACGGCTGCGGTTTTGCCGATCCAGATGGCCATCGGTGGAACGTTTTGTATATGGATATGAGCAAGTTGCCAAAAGGCTGA
- a CDS encoding cell wall hydrolase, with amino-acid sequence MPRVNYRSSDIDLMARMMRAEAEGEGKQGMLYVGNVIVNRLKANCLDFKNLRTVRQVIFQVQGGNYSFEAVQKGNVFYQRARSAEKRIAKQNLDYWRQHPGKYALWYFNPYAPCPPSWYGQPASGQFKNHCYYEPKAGTCDSVYSGG; translated from the coding sequence ATGCCGAGAGTAAATTACCGAAGTTCAGACATTGACTTAATGGCAAGGATGATGAGAGCAGAAGCCGAAGGTGAAGGAAAACAAGGAATGTTATATGTTGGAAATGTAATTGTTAATCGACTTAAAGCAAATTGTTTAGATTTTAAAAATTTAAGAACGGTTCGACAAGTCATTTTTCAAGTGCAAGGAGGAAATTATTCTTTTGAAGCTGTTCAAAAAGGTAATGTATTTTATCAAAGAGCGAGAAGTGCTGAAAAAAGAATAGCAAAACAGAATTTGGATTATTGGAGGCAACACCCAGGAAAATATGCCCTTTGGTATTTTAATCCATATGCTCCATGCCCTCCTTCATGGTACGGTCAACCTGCATCTGGTCAATTTAAAAATCATTGTTATTATGAACCAAAAGCTGGAACATGTGATAGTGTTTATAGCGGAGGTTAA
- a CDS encoding DUF6803 family protein — protein MNMTHYMSLLADNQPWNLLIFMAIPVICAETIAVTELAILFTRNLNGKLRLVNKITSIFVGIYFTGIFIYLFINAVIPITSKGEWHGWIDVVAVGFYLSGIIPLLGMALLDLNIIYRSKSVEERLKVHVFFVGLFLVLAHVAMITGMVDPSIISNMTEMKGM, from the coding sequence ATGAACATGACACATTATATGAGCTTATTAGCCGATAATCAGCCCTGGAATCTACTGATTTTCATGGCAATTCCGGTTATCTGTGCTGAAACAATCGCTGTAACGGAATTAGCAATTTTATTTACTAGAAACCTAAATGGAAAATTAAGATTGGTAAACAAAATCACTTCTATATTTGTTGGCATTTATTTTACTGGTATTTTTATATATTTATTTATTAACGCTGTTATTCCTATTACATCAAAAGGAGAATGGCATGGTTGGATTGATGTAGTGGCGGTTGGATTTTACTTATCAGGAATAATTCCATTATTAGGGATGGCTCTTTTGGATTTAAATATTATTTATAGAAGCAAATCAGTAGAAGAAAGATTAAAGGTTCATGTATTTTTTGTTGGCTTGTTTTTAGTACTCGCACACGTTGCTATGATTACTGGAATGGTGGATCCGTCAATTATATCAAATATGACGGAAATGAAAGGGATGTAA
- a CDS encoding cupin domain-containing protein, with product MYYTTWVYPYPYQPNVYCADVKMYNNYIRQPEYWNIYDDARNKVKDYGRKPFVVNINEAAKHNNTYRTALWTGDHLQVTLMSINVGEDIGLEIHPNVDQFLRIEQGQGVVQMGRRKDHLNFVHIAYDDFAIMIPAGTWHNVTNTGNTPLKLYSIYAPPQHPSGTVHLTKAQAIAAE from the coding sequence ATGTACTATACCACTTGGGTGTATCCATACCCATATCAACCTAATGTTTATTGTGCTGATGTCAAAATGTATAATAATTATATAAGACAGCCTGAATACTGGAATATTTATGATGACGCAAGAAATAAGGTAAAAGATTATGGGCGGAAACCATTTGTGGTCAACATTAATGAGGCTGCGAAGCATAACAATACCTACCGTACAGCTTTGTGGACAGGAGATCATTTGCAAGTTACATTGATGAGTATTAATGTTGGTGAAGACATCGGTTTAGAAATTCATCCTAACGTTGACCAATTCTTACGGATTGAACAAGGTCAAGGGGTTGTACAAATGGGCAGGAGAAAAGATCATTTAAACTTTGTTCACATAGCTTATGATGATTTTGCCATTATGATACCTGCTGGCACCTGGCATAATGTAACCAATACAGGTAATACGCCATTAAAACTATATTCTATATATGCTCCTCCACAACATCCATCTGGTACGGTTCACTTAACTAAAGCACAGGCTATAGCCGCGGAATAA